In Mixophyes fleayi isolate aMixFle1 chromosome 4, aMixFle1.hap1, whole genome shotgun sequence, the following proteins share a genomic window:
- the LOC142153139 gene encoding E3 ubiquitin/ISG15 ligase TRIM25-like, which translates to MASAYLKKELDCSICLNIYTDPVTVRCGHNFCRVCIDRVLDTQEGSGVYTCPECRAECQERPALIRNITLCNIVESFLCNQPEKEETGIFCTYCVDSPVPAAKSCLMCAASLCDKHLRVHSKSAEHVLSDPTTSLGNRKCSFHNKILEYYCMDDSACICVSCCLIGEHRGHQMESLNEASEKKKETLRNVLQKLTTKREEMKKRVQRLQERRREDQENAAGVAKRVTALFRDIRRQLEDLEKRVLSEISRQEESVSLSVSDLIQQLEIKKDELSRKMRHIEELCNMSDPVTVLQEPDTGDLCDTEDREKHGDQVHDVEDLDVGLISGTIHTGISDIITGINIGIYVQEATDIVLDVNKAGNNLHISGDRKTASWSLDQKHPETPDRFNNNQVISTRRFSSGRHYWEVEVRKSGGWRVGMCYPSIDRRGGQAGIGDNNKSWGLRRWNNQYSVIHDGKEIRLPDNIPCDIVRIYLDYEAGQLSFYAVCDQIRHLHTVTATFTEPLHAALCVRRGCIKMSERFRSWELSP; encoded by the coding sequence atggcgtctgctTATCTGAAAAaggagctggactgttccatctgcctgaacatttatacagatcctgtaacagTGAGATGTGGACATaacttctgccgggtctgtattgatcgtgtgctggatacacaggaggggtctggagtttatacctgtcctgaatgcagagcagagtgtcaggagcgtCCTGCACTGATAAGAAACATAACTCTGTGTAACATAGTGGAGAGTTTCCTGTGTAATCAGCCAGAAAAGGAGGAGACTGGGATCTTCTGCACATACTGTGTGGactctcctgtacctgctgctaaatcTTGTCTGATGTGTGCAGCTTCTCTGTGTGATAAACACttgagagtacacagcaagtcagcagaacatGTCTTATCTGATCCCACCACTTCCCTGGGGAACAGAAAATGTTCCTTCCATAATAAGATACTAGAGTATTACTGTATGGACGActctgcctgtatctgtgtgtcttGCTGTCTGATCGGGGAACACAGAGGACATCAGATGGAGTCACTGAATGAGGcctctgagaagaagaaggagactctgagaaatgttctgcagaaactgaccacaaagagagaggagatGAAGAAAAGAGTCCAGAGACTCCAGGAACGCAGGAGAGAAGATCAGGAAAATGCAGCTGGTGTAGCAAAGAGagtcactgccctgtttagagacatcaggagacaactggaagacctagagaagagagtcctgagtgagatctccaggcaggaagagagcgtttcactctcagtctctgatctgatccagcagctggaaataaagaaggacgagctgtccaggaagatgcgtcacattgaagagctgtgtaacatgtctgatccagtgactgtcttacaggaaccagacacaggtgacttgtgtgatactgaggacagAGAGAAACATGGTGACCAGGTCCATGATGTAGAagatctggatgtgggtctcATCTCAGGGACAATACACACAGGaatatctgatataataacaggtataaatATAGGGATCTATGTGCAAGAAGCTACAGACATAGTACTGGATGTAAACAAAGCAGGTAATAATCTACATATATCAGGAGATAGGAAAACTGCATCCTGGTCACTGGACCAGAAACATCCAGAAACACCAGACAGATTTAACAATAATCAGGTAATAAGCACCAGGAGATTTTCCTCGgggcgacattactgggaagtggagGTTAGAAAATCAGGGGGGTGGCgggtagggatgtgttatccaagtatagacaggagaggaggcCAGGCAGGAATTGGAGATAATAACAAGTCCTGGGGTTTGAGAAGGTGGAATAATCAGTATTCAGTGATACATGACGGGAAAGAGATCCGGTTacctgacaatattccctgtgatatagtgaggatatatctggattatgaggctggacagctgtccttttatgctgtgtgtgaccagatcagacacttacacaccgtcactgccaccttcactgagccccttcatgctgcattatgtGTAAGGAGAGGTTGTATAAAGATGTCTGAGAGATTCAGGAGCTGGGAGTTATCACCATAA